Proteins encoded in a region of the Pseudomonas syringae KCTC 12500 genome:
- a CDS encoding DUF1656 domain-containing protein, whose translation MPPREIAFHGLYMPTLTLIFLLAVVLAWALDRLLAGFDLYRYFWHPALLRLSLFICIFGALALPLYR comes from the coding sequence ATGCCGCCGCGTGAAATAGCCTTCCACGGCCTGTACATGCCGACCCTCACGCTGATCTTTCTGCTGGCCGTGGTTCTGGCATGGGCGCTGGATCGACTGCTGGCCGGTTTTGACCTGTATCGATATTTCTGGCACCCGGCCTTGCTGCGTCTGAGCCTGTTTATCTGCATCTTCGGCGCGTTGGCGCTGCCCCTTTATCGTTGA
- a CDS encoding efflux RND transporter periplasmic adaptor subunit, translating to MKKFFSLFATLLVLAIALWIGRTLWVDYMDSPWTRDGRVRADIINVAADVSGTVVEVPVRDNQWVKRGDLLMQIDPEHYRIAVKQAQALLASRKATWEMRKLNARRRADMDELVISAENRDDASNVATSALADYQLAQAQLEAAELNLSRTRVLAAVDGYVTNLNVHRGDYARIGEAKMAVVDMNSFWVYGFFEETKLPHLKVGDPADLQLMSGEVLKGHVESIARGIYDRDNPQSRELIADVNPTFNWVRLAQRVPVRIHLDQVPQDVLLAAGMTCTVIVRPVDG from the coding sequence ATGAAAAAGTTCTTCAGTCTGTTTGCCACGTTGCTGGTGCTGGCAATCGCGCTCTGGATCGGTCGCACGCTGTGGGTCGACTACATGGATAGCCCATGGACCCGCGATGGCCGGGTACGTGCCGATATCATCAACGTAGCGGCCGATGTGTCCGGTACCGTGGTCGAGGTACCGGTGCGTGACAACCAGTGGGTAAAGCGCGGCGATCTGCTGATGCAGATCGACCCGGAGCATTACCGGATCGCCGTGAAGCAGGCGCAGGCATTGCTGGCTTCACGCAAGGCGACCTGGGAGATGCGCAAACTGAATGCCAGGCGGCGTGCCGACATGGATGAACTGGTCATCTCGGCGGAAAATCGTGACGACGCGAGTAACGTAGCCACCTCGGCCCTGGCCGATTACCAGTTGGCCCAGGCGCAACTGGAGGCGGCCGAGCTCAACCTGTCACGCACGCGGGTACTGGCGGCGGTGGACGGTTACGTCACCAACCTTAATGTTCATCGCGGCGACTATGCGCGCATTGGTGAGGCGAAGATGGCCGTGGTCGACATGAACTCGTTCTGGGTCTACGGCTTCTTCGAGGAAACCAAGTTGCCGCACCTGAAAGTGGGTGATCCTGCGGACCTGCAACTGATGAGCGGCGAGGTGCTCAAGGGGCATGTCGAAAGCATCGCACGCGGCATCTACGACCGTGACAACCCGCAAAGCCGCGAATTGATCGCCGACGTGAACCCGACCTTCAACTGGGTGCGTCTGGCCCAGCGCGTGCCGGTGCGTATTCATCTGGATCAGGTACCGCAGGATGTGTTGCTGGCGGCGGGGATGACTTGCACGGTGATCGTCAGACCGGTAGATGGCTGA
- a CDS encoding SDR family oxidoreductase, which yields MPIALITGCSSGIGRALADAFKATGYEVWATARKADDVAALSAAGFIAVQLDVNDSLALEQLAAGLEHSGLDVLINNAGYGAMGPLLDGGVQALQRQFETNVFSVIGVTRALFPALRRNKGLVVNIGSVSGVLVTPFAGAYCASKAAVHALSDALRLELAPFGVQVMEVQPGAIASSFAKNASHEAEQLISEQSPWWPIREGIRARARASLDSPTPVTEFARDLLKAVQHTRSPRLLRLGNGSRLLPLMAWLLPKRLLDMALRKRFGLNADL from the coding sequence ATGCCCATCGCTTTGATTACAGGCTGTTCCAGCGGAATCGGCCGTGCTCTGGCCGACGCGTTCAAGGCCACTGGCTATGAAGTCTGGGCCACCGCGCGCAAGGCCGACGATGTCGCGGCACTCAGTGCAGCGGGTTTCATCGCCGTACAACTGGACGTCAACGACAGCCTGGCGCTGGAGCAACTGGCCGCCGGTCTGGAGCACAGCGGCCTGGATGTGTTGATCAACAACGCTGGCTATGGCGCGATGGGTCCCCTGCTCGACGGCGGAGTGCAGGCCTTGCAGCGCCAGTTCGAAACCAATGTGTTTTCCGTCATCGGGGTGACCCGGGCGCTGTTTCCGGCACTGCGCCGCAACAAGGGACTGGTGGTGAACATCGGCAGCGTATCCGGTGTGCTGGTCACGCCGTTTGCGGGGGCTTACTGTGCGTCGAAGGCGGCGGTGCATGCGCTCAGTGATGCGCTGCGTCTGGAGCTGGCGCCGTTCGGCGTCCAGGTGATGGAGGTTCAGCCCGGCGCGATTGCGTCGAGCTTCGCGAAGAATGCCAGCCACGAAGCCGAGCAACTGATCAGCGAACAATCGCCCTGGTGGCCGATTCGCGAAGGCATTCGTGCACGCGCCAGGGCCTCTCTGGACAGCCCTACCCCCGTCACCGAATTCGCTCGCGACTTGCTCAAGGCCGTGCAACACACTCGTTCGCCACGCCTGCTGCGCCTGGGCAACGGCTCACGCCTACTGCCGCTGATGGCGTGGTTGCTGCCCAAAAGGCTACTGGATATGGCCCTGAGAAAACGCTTTGGGCTGAACGCTGATCTGTAG
- a CDS encoding RHS repeat-associated core domain-containing protein: MVERSIALHQHTPALQLVDPRGLPVGSIALCRTSSDIEPQIRTSHASFDMAGRPVSCWDPRLWADRAPANLSVIHSLSGQVLASDSVDAGWQVLLAGEAGQVLEAWDARGVVRRTGYDALLRPIKVFEDEHCVERLLYGGPDSITYNQCGQLIRHDDPAGTRLDDAYGLSGNVIRQTRRFLHSADEPDWPESLTGRDALLEPGDGATTCWQYNPVSEITWQRDAQGNVQCLGYTVAGQLKNSRLQLNGQAEQVLVSAIQYDAQGRVVSETAGNGVISTALYATEDGRLGELNTTRSNGQSLQDLRYDYDPVGNVIRVDDRALPAISKGQRIDSVSTYRYDTLYQLIEASGREWAVVNHGPVLPGFQSPADPSTLADYTQTYRYDAGGNLQQLTHTGAQSHSRTLVTARYSNRSLPVINDHIPDEAEIAAAFDANGNLLALQAGQNLSWDRRNQLQHVRPVIRENGMDDSERYSYDASGQRLRKVRTTQAKTITHTADVRYLPGLEIRTDTATGETLHVVVAQAGRNNVRVLHWASGKPDALENDQTRYTLNDHLGSGTLELDGQAQRVSHERYYPFGGTSWWAGRNAIEASYKTVRYSGKERDATGLYYYGLRYYAPWLQRWINPDPAGLEDGLNLYGMLRNNPLTFIDAVGGVAEIPKHIHYIWLGAAEPLMERLEGIKNTSVLNPDYQLTLHLHLDLRKGDETEIASALRGRRNVHISDLREEEFFRKFQKTPSYEIYKDLYGDDPRHYSAASDVLRYSLINHYGGIYSDTDDMFKRGVRDTDFITKPKRIFTMRPTDTPWNRDKIVINNNSFASPANNPVLSTLEKEIVDRYSVYRETGLGKVLSSTADVSDRMRIVSAVTGPKVFTEVLLKEGRGLRKLFSTMVNYHVKGEKLKNPKRYQAEAQKRMPLSNFIKMGGSHSWQ, translated from the coding sequence ATGGTTGAACGCTCGATTGCCCTTCATCAGCACACGCCGGCATTACAGTTGGTGGACCCGCGCGGCTTGCCTGTGGGGTCAATTGCGCTATGCCGTACGAGTAGCGATATCGAGCCGCAAATCCGTACCAGCCATGCGTCATTCGACATGGCGGGGCGACCTGTCAGCTGTTGGGACCCGCGCCTGTGGGCTGATCGGGCACCCGCCAATCTCAGCGTCATTCATTCGCTCAGCGGTCAGGTTCTGGCCAGCGACAGTGTGGACGCGGGCTGGCAGGTGTTGTTGGCGGGTGAGGCCGGGCAGGTGCTGGAGGCCTGGGACGCTCGGGGCGTTGTGCGACGTACGGGGTATGACGCGCTGCTAAGGCCCATCAAGGTTTTTGAAGATGAGCACTGCGTTGAGCGCTTGCTTTACGGCGGCCCTGATTCGATCACGTATAACCAGTGCGGTCAGTTGATTCGTCATGACGATCCGGCAGGCACGCGGCTTGACGATGCGTATGGTCTTTCGGGAAATGTGATCAGGCAAACGCGGCGCTTTCTGCACTCTGCCGATGAGCCTGACTGGCCCGAGTCGCTGACCGGGCGTGATGCCTTGCTGGAGCCCGGTGACGGCGCAACCACGTGCTGGCAATACAACCCGGTGAGCGAGATCACCTGGCAACGCGATGCGCAGGGCAATGTTCAGTGTCTGGGTTACACCGTTGCAGGGCAGTTGAAAAACAGTCGTTTACAGCTCAACGGTCAGGCCGAACAGGTTCTGGTCAGTGCCATCCAGTATGACGCGCAGGGGCGGGTGGTGTCGGAAACGGCTGGCAATGGTGTGATCAGCACGGCGCTCTATGCCACTGAAGACGGTCGCCTGGGGGAATTGAATACCACGCGTAGTAATGGGCAGTCGTTGCAGGATTTGCGTTACGACTATGACCCGGTCGGTAATGTAATCCGTGTCGATGATCGTGCTCTGCCAGCCATCTCCAAAGGTCAGCGCATCGACTCGGTTTCGACCTATCGATACGACACGCTTTATCAACTGATCGAAGCCTCGGGCAGGGAATGGGCAGTCGTTAATCACGGCCCGGTGCTGCCTGGTTTCCAGAGTCCCGCCGATCCTTCGACGCTGGCTGATTACACGCAGACGTATCGCTACGATGCCGGCGGCAACCTGCAACAGCTTACCCACACAGGCGCGCAGTCCCATTCGCGAACGCTGGTGACTGCGCGTTACAGCAACCGCAGTCTGCCGGTGATCAATGACCATATACCCGATGAAGCAGAAATCGCTGCTGCCTTCGACGCCAATGGCAATTTGCTCGCCCTGCAAGCCGGACAAAACCTGAGCTGGGACCGACGCAACCAGTTGCAGCACGTGCGCCCCGTTATTCGTGAAAATGGTATGGACGACAGCGAACGCTATAGCTACGACGCCAGCGGCCAGCGCCTGCGCAAGGTGCGTACCACGCAAGCCAAAACCATTACCCATACGGCCGATGTGCGTTACCTGCCCGGTCTTGAAATCCGTACCGATACGGCCACTGGTGAAACCCTGCATGTTGTTGTGGCCCAGGCCGGGCGTAATAACGTGCGCGTGCTGCATTGGGCGTCTGGAAAGCCCGACGCGCTTGAAAATGATCAGACTCGTTACACCCTGAACGACCACCTGGGGTCCGGCACGCTGGAACTGGATGGGCAGGCGCAGCGTGTCAGCCACGAACGTTATTACCCGTTCGGCGGCACGTCATGGTGGGCGGGGCGTAATGCGATCGAGGCGAGTTACAAGACCGTGCGTTACTCGGGTAAGGAGCGGGATGCGACAGGGCTTTATTACTACGGGCTGCGGTATTACGCGCCGTGGTTGCAGCGCTGGATCAATCCGGACCCGGCCGGTCTTGAGGACGGGCTTAATTTATACGGTATGTTGAGAAACAACCCGCTCACGTTCATCGACGCGGTGGGAGGAGTCGCTGAAATTCCCAAGCATATTCACTACATCTGGTTGGGCGCTGCTGAACCGCTGATGGAGCGCCTGGAAGGGATCAAAAACACTTCTGTGCTGAATCCCGACTATCAGTTGACGCTGCATCTGCATCTGGATCTGCGAAAAGGTGATGAAACGGAAATAGCCTCAGCGCTGCGCGGGCGAAGAAACGTCCATATTTCCGACCTCAGGGAAGAGGAATTTTTCAGAAAATTCCAGAAAACACCGTCATACGAGATTTATAAGGATTTGTATGGGGATGACCCTCGACACTACTCGGCAGCCAGTGACGTGCTTCGCTACAGCTTGATCAACCATTATGGCGGTATTTATTCGGACACGGATGACATGTTCAAGCGCGGTGTCAGGGATACCGATTTCATTACCAAGCCCAAGAGGATTTTCACGATGCGCCCGACGGACACACCTTGGAACCGGGATAAAATCGTGATTAACAATAACTCGTTCGCGTCACCTGCCAACAATCCGGTGCTGAGCACTTTGGAAAAGGAGATAGTCGACCGGTACAGCGTTTATCGTGAGACAGGCCTTGGCAAGGTGCTCAGTAGCACCGCCGATGTGAGCGACAGGATGAGAATCGTTTCTGCTGTCACGGGGCCCAAGGTGTTCACAGAGGTATTGCTTAAAGAGGGGCGTGGGCTAAGAAAGCTGTTTTCAACAATGGTCAATTACCATGTTAAAGGTGAAAAATTAAAAAACCCGAAGCGTTATCAGGCAGAAGCCCAAAAAAGAATGCCACTCTCGAACTTCATAAAAATGGGAGGCAGCCACTCATGGCAATAG
- a CDS encoding mannose-1-phosphate guanylyltransferase/mannose-6-phosphate isomerase, protein MIPVILSGGSGSRLWPLSRKQFPKQFLALTGEHTLFQQTLERLVFEGMQEPIVVCNKDHRFIVNEQLAALNLETQAILMEPFGRNTAPAVALTAMKLVNEGNDGLMLVLPADHVIEDQKALQRALALATVAAERGEMVLFGVPANKPETGYGYIKSTADALLPEGVSRVSQFVEKPDEKRAKEFVEAGGYYWNSGMFLFRASRFLEELKKHDPDIYDTCLLTLERSVQDGDALEIDSSTFACCPDNSIDYAVMEKTQRACVVPLSAGWSDVGCWSSLWEVNAKDANGNVTKGDVVIQDSRNCMIHGNGKLVSVIGLDNIVVVETKDAMMIAHKDKVQGVKQMVATLNEQGRTETQNHLEVYRPWGSYDSVDMGGRFQVKRISVKPGACLSLQMHHHRAEHWIVVSGTAQVTCDENVFLLTENQSTYIPIASVHRLRNPGKIPLEIIEVQSGSYLGEDDIERFEDIYGRSNALEAGVKTQTIAR, encoded by the coding sequence ATGATTCCAGTTATCTTGTCAGGCGGTAGTGGTTCACGACTCTGGCCGCTTTCGCGTAAACAATTCCCTAAACAGTTCCTGGCGTTGACCGGCGAGCACACCCTGTTCCAGCAAACCCTGGAGCGTCTGGTGTTCGAGGGCATGCAGGAGCCTATCGTGGTCTGCAACAAGGACCACCGTTTCATCGTCAACGAGCAACTCGCGGCACTGAATCTGGAAACCCAGGCGATCCTCATGGAACCGTTCGGCCGCAACACGGCACCCGCCGTTGCACTGACCGCCATGAAGCTGGTCAACGAAGGCAATGACGGCCTGATGCTGGTGCTGCCAGCCGACCACGTCATCGAAGACCAGAAAGCCCTGCAACGCGCACTGGCTCTGGCAACCGTCGCCGCAGAACGCGGCGAAATGGTGCTGTTCGGTGTGCCGGCCAACAAGCCGGAAACCGGCTACGGCTACATCAAGTCCACCGCCGATGCCCTGCTGCCGGAAGGCGTCAGCCGCGTGTCGCAGTTCGTCGAAAAACCTGATGAAAAACGCGCCAAGGAATTCGTCGAAGCCGGTGGTTACTACTGGAACAGCGGCATGTTCCTGTTCCGCGCCAGCCGCTTCCTCGAAGAACTGAAAAAGCACGATCCGGACATCTACGACACCTGCCTGCTGACCCTCGAGCGCAGCGTACAGGACGGCGACGCTCTTGAAATCGACTCCTCGACCTTCGCCTGCTGCCCGGACAATTCCATCGACTACGCAGTCATGGAAAAAACCCAGCGCGCCTGCGTCGTACCGCTGTCGGCCGGCTGGAGCGATGTCGGCTGCTGGTCGTCGCTGTGGGAAGTCAACGCCAAGGACGCCAACGGCAACGTCACCAAGGGCGATGTCGTTATCCAGGACAGCCGCAACTGCATGATCCACGGCAACGGCAAACTGGTGTCGGTGATCGGTCTGGACAACATCGTGGTCGTCGAAACCAAGGACGCGATGATGATTGCCCACAAGGACAAGGTCCAGGGCGTCAAGCAGATGGTCGCTACCCTGAACGAACAGGGCCGCACCGAGACCCAGAACCACCTCGAAGTGTACCGTCCGTGGGGCTCCTACGATTCGGTGGACATGGGCGGTCGTTTCCAGGTCAAGCGTATCTCCGTCAAGCCGGGTGCCTGCCTGTCGCTGCAGATGCACCACCACCGCGCCGAACACTGGATCGTGGTATCCGGTACTGCGCAGGTCACCTGTGACGAGAACGTATTCCTGCTCACCGAGAACCAGTCCACTTACATCCCGATCGCCTCGGTCCATCGCTTGCGCAACCCGGGCAAGATCCCGTTGGAAATCATCGAAGTGCAATCGGGCAGCTACCTGGGCGAAGACGACATCGAGCGTTTCGAAGACATCTACGGTCGTTCGAACGCGCTTGAAGCGGGTGTGAAAACCCAGACTATCGCTCGCTAA
- a CDS encoding alginate O-acetyltransferase AlgF, translating to MTFNTTANRSAAKRLFKTCAMAAGLGLMSLQAFAGDSALYGPTAPKGSTFVRVYNASNAEISATVGNTNLNEVAPLGSTAFSFMPQGDYTAKLGSQSLPVKLAGDHYYTIVNNASGKPQLVEEPPFKNKQKSLVRVQNLSDKSLTLKTADGKTDVVKAVAAKGTGEREINPVKVSLALYDGDKKVTDVKPVALERGEAAVLYITGSGSSLSPVWVKPPVATR from the coding sequence ATGACTTTTAACACTACTGCCAACCGTTCGGCCGCAAAACGCCTGTTCAAAACCTGCGCAATGGCCGCAGGTCTGGGCCTGATGTCCCTGCAAGCTTTCGCCGGTGACTCCGCCCTGTACGGCCCGACCGCACCAAAAGGCTCGACCTTCGTGCGTGTCTACAACGCCAGCAACGCCGAAATCAGCGCCACCGTCGGCAACACCAACCTCAACGAAGTGGCGCCACTGGGCAGCACTGCGTTCAGCTTCATGCCGCAGGGCGACTACACCGCCAAGTTGGGCAGCCAGAGCCTGCCAGTGAAACTGGCGGGTGATCACTACTACACCATCGTCAACAACGCCAGCGGCAAACCACAGCTGGTCGAAGAGCCACCGTTCAAGAACAAGCAGAAATCCCTGGTTCGTGTGCAAAACCTGAGCGACAAGTCCCTGACCCTGAAAACCGCTGATGGCAAGACCGACGTGGTCAAGGCTGTAGCGGCAAAAGGCACCGGCGAGCGTGAAATCAACCCGGTCAAGGTCAGCCTGGCGCTGTACGACGGCGACAAGAAAGTCACCGATGTGAAACCTGTGGCACTGGAGCGTGGCGAAGCCGCTGTGCTCTACATCACCGGCAGTGGCAGCAGCCTCTCGCCAGTGTGGGTCAAGCCACCGGTCGCTACCCGCTAA
- a CDS encoding alginate O-acetyltransferase, which produces MTRSLRILYIALFLAILLVLGIWSLRSFSTFSTSAETTVLNGKWTKAAETHYDDEFPIKRLGTNLWAALDFKLFNEGRPGVVLGKDQWLYTDEEFDAVANGEQNEADNLAIIQGVRDALEKQGTKLVLAIVPAKTRLYPEHIGDSKPASLHTDLYQQFHAQVAKAGIFAPDLLAPLQAAKQQGQVFLRTDTHWTPMGAEVAAQQLSAAIAQKTPLEGEPEQFVTQAKGTEAYKGDLTTFLPLDPLFSNMLPKPDELQKRSTDPVAGEAAGGDALFADSDIPVGLVGTSYSANPNWNFVGALKEALRSDVVNYAEDGHGPILPMLKYLQTDAFKNTPPQVVIWEFPERYLPAHNDLGEFDPKWIAELKKSRDTQENVALNAKQSESPNRAQN; this is translated from the coding sequence ATGACCCGTTCATTACGAATCCTCTACATCGCCCTCTTCCTAGCCATTCTGCTGGTCCTGGGGATCTGGTCGCTGCGCAGTTTCAGCACCTTCTCGACGTCGGCCGAGACCACTGTGCTCAATGGCAAATGGACCAAGGCGGCGGAAACTCATTATGACGATGAGTTCCCCATCAAGCGTCTGGGCACCAACCTCTGGGCGGCGCTGGATTTCAAACTGTTCAACGAAGGTCGTCCGGGCGTCGTACTCGGCAAGGACCAGTGGTTGTATACCGACGAAGAGTTCGACGCGGTTGCCAACGGCGAGCAGAACGAAGCCGACAACCTGGCGATCATTCAGGGTGTGCGTGACGCACTGGAAAAACAGGGCACCAAACTGGTCCTGGCGATCGTTCCGGCGAAGACCCGTCTGTACCCGGAGCACATCGGTGACAGCAAGCCTGCCAGCCTGCACACCGACCTGTATCAGCAGTTCCACGCTCAGGTCGCCAAGGCCGGGATCTTTGCCCCGGACCTGCTGGCGCCGCTGCAAGCTGCCAAGCAACAGGGCCAGGTTTTCCTGCGCACCGATACTCACTGGACGCCAATGGGTGCCGAAGTCGCCGCGCAGCAACTGAGCGCCGCGATTGCCCAGAAAACGCCACTGGAAGGCGAACCTGAGCAGTTCGTCACACAAGCCAAGGGAACCGAAGCCTACAAAGGTGACCTGACTACATTCCTGCCGCTCGACCCGCTGTTCAGCAACATGCTGCCCAAGCCGGACGAGTTGCAGAAACGCAGCACTGATCCGGTAGCAGGCGAAGCGGCAGGCGGTGACGCGCTGTTCGCAGACAGCGACATCCCGGTGGGTCTGGTGGGCACCAGCTACAGCGCCAACCCTAACTGGAACTTCGTCGGCGCCTTGAAAGAAGCGCTGCGCAGTGATGTCGTCAACTACGCCGAAGACGGCCATGGTCCGATCCTGCCGATGCTCAAGTACCTGCAGACCGATGCCTTCAAGAACACCCCGCCGCAAGTGGTGATCTGGGAATTCCCGGAGCGCTACCTGCCGGCACACAACGACCTTGGCGAGTTCGATCCGAAGTGGATCGCCGAGCTGAAGAAATCGCGTGACACCCAAGAAAACGTGGCGCTCAACGCCAAACAATCCGAGTCGCCCAACCGGGCGCAAAACTGA
- a CDS encoding MBOAT family O-acyltransferase, producing MVFSSNVFLFLFMPIFLGLYYLSGQRYRNLLLLIASYVFYAWWRVDFLALFVGVTVWNYWIGLKVGAAGVRTKPAQKWLLLGVIVDLCILGYFKYANFGVDSINAAMTSMGLEPFILTHVLLPIGISFYVFESISYIIDVYRGDTPATRNLIDFAAFVAIFPHLIAGPVLRFRDLADQFNNRTHTLDKFSEGATRFMQGFIKKVFIADTLAVVADHCFALQNPTTGDAWLGALAYTAQLYFDFSGYSDMAIGLGLMMGFRFMENFKQPYISQSITEFWRRWHISLSTWLRDYLYITLGGNRGGKVATYRNLFLTMLLGGLWHGANVTYIIWGAWHGMWLAIEKAVGINTKPYSFNPIRWALTFLLVIIGWVIFRAENLHVAGRMYGAMFSFGEWQLSELNRASLTGLQVATLVVAYLTLAFFGLRDFYQNREKDTGKSTKADGPATAQPGTIKAVPGDAPGSLHMPGYTVGSEAQVQPAYWEADWPRYAMRALILLLFVASILKLSAQSFSPFLYFQF from the coding sequence ATGGTTTTCTCATCCAACGTGTTCCTGTTCCTGTTCATGCCGATCTTCCTCGGCTTGTACTATCTGAGCGGGCAACGCTATCGCAATCTGCTGCTGCTGATTGCCAGCTATGTCTTCTACGCCTGGTGGCGAGTGGACTTCCTGGCGCTGTTCGTCGGCGTGACCGTCTGGAACTACTGGATCGGTCTCAAGGTAGGCGCAGCAGGTGTGCGGACCAAGCCGGCACAGAAGTGGTTGCTGCTTGGCGTGATCGTGGACCTGTGTATTCTGGGCTACTTCAAATACGCCAACTTCGGCGTGGACAGCATCAACGCAGCCATGACCTCGATGGGTCTGGAACCGTTCATCCTGACTCACGTGCTCTTGCCGATCGGTATCTCGTTCTATGTCTTCGAGTCCATCAGCTACATCATCGACGTTTACCGCGGCGATACCCCGGCCACGCGCAACCTGATCGACTTCGCTGCATTCGTCGCGATCTTCCCGCACTTGATCGCCGGCCCCGTGCTGCGTTTCCGTGATCTGGCCGACCAGTTCAATAACCGTACACACACGCTGGACAAGTTCTCCGAAGGTGCCACGCGCTTCATGCAGGGCTTCATCAAGAAAGTGTTCATCGCCGACACCCTGGCCGTGGTCGCCGACCACTGCTTCGCTCTGCAGAACCCGACCACCGGCGATGCCTGGCTGGGTGCGCTGGCCTACACCGCGCAGCTGTACTTCGACTTCTCCGGTTACAGCGACATGGCCATAGGTCTGGGTCTGATGATGGGTTTCCGCTTCATGGAAAACTTCAAACAGCCCTATATCAGCCAGTCGATCACCGAGTTCTGGCGTCGCTGGCACATCAGCCTGTCCACCTGGCTGCGTGACTACCTGTACATCACGTTGGGCGGCAACCGAGGCGGCAAAGTCGCGACCTACCGCAACCTGTTCCTGACCATGCTGCTTGGCGGTCTGTGGCACGGAGCCAACGTCACCTACATCATCTGGGGTGCCTGGCACGGCATGTGGCTGGCGATCGAAAAAGCGGTCGGTATCAATACCAAACCCTACAGTTTCAACCCGATCCGCTGGGCACTGACCTTCCTGCTGGTGATCATCGGCTGGGTCATCTTCCGCGCTGAAAACCTGCATGTCGCCGGTCGTATGTACGGCGCCATGTTCAGCTTCGGCGAGTGGCAGCTTTCGGAACTCAACCGCGCCAGCCTGACCGGTCTGCAAGTGGCAACGCTGGTGGTGGCTTATCTGACGCTGGCGTTCTTCGGTCTGCGCGACTTCTACCAGAATCGCGAAAAAGACACCGGCAAGAGCACCAAGGCTGACGGTCCTGCAACCGCACAACCGGGCACCATCAAGGCCGTTCCTGGCGATGCACCCGGCAGCCTGCACATGCCTGGCTACACCGTGGGCAGCGAAGCTCAGGTGCAACCGGCCTATTGGGAAGCCGACTGGCCACGTTACGCCATGCGCGCACTGATCCTGCTGCTGTTCGTGGCTTCGATTCTCAAACTTTCGGCGCAAAGCTTCTCGCCGTTCCTTTACTTCCAGTTCTGA
- a CDS encoding mannuronate-specific alginate lyase: MQTPKLIRPTLLSMAILSSMAWATGASAALVPPKGYDAPIEKMKTGDHNFSCEAIPKPYTDKLVFRSKYEGSDKARATLNAVSEEAFRDATKDITTLERGVSKVVMQYMRDGRPEQLDCALNMMTTWAKADALESREFNHTGKSMRKWALGSMSSAYLRLKFSESHPLANRQQDAKIIETWFSKLADQVVSDWSNLPLEKINNHSYWAAWSVMATAVATNRQDLFDWAVKEYKVAANQVDKDGFLPNEMKRRQRALSYHNYALPPLAMIASFAQANGVDLRPENNGALKRLGDRVLAGVKDPSIFADHNGEKQDMTDLKKDPKFAWLEPYCSLYTCSPDVLEEKHEKQPFKTFRLGGDLTKVFDPSHEKGDKGDNVSE; encoded by the coding sequence ATGCAGACTCCTAAACTGATACGCCCTACCCTGCTGTCGATGGCAATCCTGTCATCGATGGCCTGGGCCACGGGTGCGTCCGCCGCACTGGTTCCACCCAAGGGCTATGACGCCCCGATCGAAAAAATGAAGACTGGCGATCACAACTTCAGCTGTGAAGCCATTCCAAAGCCCTACACCGACAAGCTGGTGTTCCGCAGCAAGTACGAGGGTTCGGACAAGGCGCGCGCAACGCTCAACGCGGTATCCGAAGAAGCGTTCCGCGATGCGACCAAGGACATCACCACCCTTGAGCGTGGCGTCAGCAAAGTCGTGATGCAGTACATGCGCGACGGTCGTCCGGAACAGCTCGATTGCGCGCTGAACATGATGACCACCTGGGCCAAGGCCGATGCGCTGGAGTCGCGCGAGTTCAACCACACCGGCAAATCCATGCGCAAATGGGCACTGGGCAGCATGTCCTCCGCCTACCTGCGCCTGAAGTTCTCCGAGTCGCATCCGCTGGCCAACCGTCAGCAGGACGCAAAGATCATCGAGACCTGGTTCAGCAAGCTGGCCGATCAGGTGGTCAGCGACTGGAGCAATCTGCCGCTGGAAAAAATCAACAACCACTCGTACTGGGCTGCCTGGTCAGTGATGGCAACCGCTGTCGCCACCAATCGTCAGGACCTGTTCGACTGGGCCGTGAAGGAATACAAGGTCGCTGCCAATCAAGTGGACAAGGACGGTTTCCTGCCCAACGAGATGAAGCGTCGTCAGCGGGCACTGTCGTATCACAACTACGCATTGCCACCGCTCGCGATGATTGCCAGCTTCGCCCAGGCCAACGGCGTGGACCTGCGTCCGGAAAATAATGGTGCCCTGAAGCGTCTGGGTGACCGGGTTCTGGCCGGCGTCAAAGACCCTTCGATATTCGCTGACCACAACGGCGAGAAACAGGACATGACGGACCTGAAGAAAGATCCGAAATTCGCCTGGCTCGAACCGTACTGCTCGCTCTACACCTGCAGCCCGGATGTGCTGGAAGAGAAACACGAAAAGCAGCCGTTCAAGACGTTCCGCCTGGGCGGTGACCTGACCAAGGTCTTCGACCCGTCGCACGAAAAAGGCGACAAGGGCGACAACGTCAGCGAGTGA